The segment TGATGCTTGTGGTAATCCCCAGACCGTTACGGTAATAGTTTCGACAAATCAAGGAGCTAATCCTCCTTACTATGTAATTGCCAGCCCGACGTGTATAGACGTGACACTTTTTGTATATGACGTTGATCAGCTGATAATGATTTCAGCTCCTCCGACATATACCGTTCCATTACCTCATGACTACAGCAGTTTAATAAATTCCGCACATTATGCTGTTTTTGTTCATTTACCTGTTGGAACGTATGTTTTTAATGTTGTAGATCGATGTGGAAATGCATTACCTATGACTGTTGTTATAACTTCACAAACAAATCCGCCGACAGTTTCTGTAAGAGAAGGATGCGAAAATGGTTTTGGCTCGTTTCGAATGTCAGGAGATTTGATAGCGGTTTCGATAACATCAGCACCAACGGCATATACAGGTCCGGTACCGGCTGATCTATCAGGAAATATTGTATCAAGCGGAACCAGGTTTACTATGGATTCGTTGCCTCCGGGAAGTTATAGTTTTCAATCTACCAATTCCTGCGGTGGCACTTTTACAACCAATATAACTATTTTAGGTTATCAGCAAAATACGAATGTTGTAATTGCTCCTAACTGTGGTTCATTTAATCTTACTTTGAATCATACCAGTAACAATAATTTTGGTGCTACATATTGGTTGCAAAAATTTGACGCGGCAAGCGGAAACTGGGTGCATCCTTTGACGGATATAGTTTATACAGATGGATCATTTCCGACAACAACAAATTCTTTTGAGCTAACAAATAATGGTACAACTTTTAATATTGCTTTTGTCGGCCATTTTAGGATACTGAAAGTTTTTAACGTTTTTACAACCGGAATCTCTTCACAGGTTAATTGTTTTAAAGTTATTTATGAGTTCGACTTTTATAATGTGCCAAGAATTATTGATGTGTTTCCGGTTTCATGCGGTTCAACTTTTGAAGTTGTGGTAAATGCAGTAGGAAATTCAGCTTTGGTTTATCGAATCACAACTAAAAACGGTCTGCCTTTTTTGGTTGAAAACGGAAGCTCAAATCTTTTTTCAGGATTAGAGCCCGGCACATATAATTTTGAAGTTGAAGATGTATGCCATAATAGTGCGAACAGTCAATTTCAGGTTTTAAATCCAGCCCCAATGACAATAGCCAGCTCCATTTCGTGTGATGGGCAAAGTGCTTCTTTAACAGTAGCCAATTTCCCATTTCTGACATATCAATGGTGGAAAGACAACAATACGACAACTATTTTGAGTACCACCAATTCATTAAATTTTTCCTCGTTTAATTCAGCTTTGGATAACGGAACCTATCATGTTAGAATTACCTATTTAGGTAATCCTGCTTCCTGCCTTAACCAAGTTTTGGATTATGAAGTGAACATAAATAATACTACTCCGCAGGCCGGAAATGACAATACTGTTTCTTATTGTGGCAGACAGGGAGTTATTGATATGACTACTTTATTAACGGGAACATTTCAGCCTTTGGGAACTTGGACAGAAATAACCACAAGTGGAACCCTGACAAATAATTTATGGGATTCATCGACTGTTCCGTTTGGAATCTATCAGTTTAAATATACCGTTATAGGAAGCTGTGCTTCGACAGATGATGCAACGATTAACATTACGATTAAGGCCATTCCGGAAACGCCGGTTGCCAGTGCTGACCCAATACTATGTGAAACTCAAAATGTGAATCTATTTGCCACTTTTGTAGCAAACGGGAACTATAATTGGACTGGTCCTAACGGATTTGCATCAACGCTGCAAAACCCAACTATAAATTCGGTTTCTGTTAGTGATAATGGGACTTACACAGTTAATGTAACTCAAAATGGCTGTCAATCTGGAAATTCAAGTGTTGAGGTCTTGGTTAATCCTTTGCCAAGTTTTACTTTAAATCAGAGTTGTGTTGGCAAAGATTATCAGCTTTGGTACACCAGACAAAATGAAACCTCTTTTGATGAAGCTACTTCAACATTTAGCTGGACAGGCCCAAATAATTATACAAGTAATCAGAATCCAATAACAATTACGGGAGGCGAATTGGGAGTTTATTCTCTAAGTATTACAAACCAGTTTGGTTGTGAAGTAACTAACACTATCGATGTTGTACGTAACATTTGTTTTATTCCAAATGTAATTACGCCTAACAATGATCAAACAAATGAAAGCCTGGACTTAACAGGATTTGGTGTTGATAAACTTGAAATCTACAATCGTTGGGGCAGAAAAGTGTATGAAAAAAGTAATTATTCAGACGAGTGGCATGGTCAGAATATGAACGGAGGCATATTGCCGGATTCAACTTATTACTACATTATTAAATTAGATACTGCCGAAATTAAAAACGGCTGGATTTTCCTGACTAGAGGCTGATTTATTCTTCTTTATTCTGTGCTTTTCTAATTTTCTTGAAAAGATTAGACGAATAAACAAAGTCGGTTATGGCTTCATTGTCAGTTTTGAAAATGTCTTTTTTGGTTCCTTCCCAAGCCAAAATTCCTTTTTTCAGAAAGATAATTTTTTCGCCAATTTCCATCACCGAGTTCATATCGTGCGTATTGATAACTGTTGTGATATTGTACTCTACAGTAATCTCATGTATCAGGTTGTCAATGATTATGGCTGTTTTTGGATCGAGCCCTGAGTTTGGTTCGTCACAAAAAAGATACTTCGGATTGTTCACAATCGCACGGGCAATCGCTACACGCTTTTGCATTCCACCCGAAAGCTCAGAAGGTTTTTTATGATGTGCGTCTTTCAAATCAACTCTGTCAATTACAAAATCGACACGTTCTTTTATTTCGGCAGCGGTTTTAGTAGTAAACATTTTTAACGGAAACCCAACATTTTCCTCCACAGTCATGCTGTCAAAAAGTGCACTTCCCTGGAATACCATCCCAATTTCGGTGCGTAACGCTCTTTTTTCATCCGGATTTAAATCCGAATAAATTCTACCGTCAAATGAAATAGTTCCTTTTTCGGGTGTATGAATTCCGAGTAGACTTTTGAGCAAAACCGTTTTTCCGGAACCACTTTGACCAATAATCAAATTGGTTTTACCAGTTTCAAAAATGGTAGAAACCCCTTTTAAAACCTTAGTATCTCCGAAAGATTTCTCTACGTTTTTTACTTCTATCATTAGGTCAAAAGTAATTGGGTTAATATATAGTTTACCAAAATAATTGTCACCGCTGTCCATACAAAAGAAACCGTACTAGCTTTTCCAACTTCAAGTGCGCCACCTTTCATATAATAGCCATGAAATGATGGAATAGTCGCCAGAATTAAAGCAAAAGCAAAGGTTTTGATGAAGGCATATGCAATATGAAAAGGAATAAATTCCTGTTGAATTCCGGTGATAAAATCATTACTCGAAGCGAATCCGCCATAAACTGCCGCAATCCAACCGCCAAAAATTCCTAAAAACATAGCAATTCCAATGACAAAAGGATAGAGTAACAGCGCAATTATTTTTGGGAAAACCAAATAATTTAAAGAGTTTACACCCATAACTTCTAAAGCATCAATTTGCTCGGTAACACGCATCGTTCCTATACTCGACGTAATAAAAGAACCCATTTTTCCTGCCATGATTATCGAAATAAATGTCGGTGCAAATTCTAAGATTACCGATTGTCTTGTAGCAAAACCAATCAGGTATTTTGGAATTAACGGATTGGTTAAGTTTAAGGCAGTCTGAATCGAAACTACGCCACCAACAAAGAAGGATATAAAGCAAACAATTCCGAGTGAGTCAATGATTAAGTCATCAATTTCTTTGAAGATTAAGGTTCTCATGACCGACCATTTTGTTGGTTTGTTGAAAATCTCTTTCCACATCAGAAAGTATCTTCCTATTTGCGATAAATACCGAATTAGCATCATGAGTTAAAAATATTGTCAAAAATAGGGAGAAGTTATGAGTTATGAGTTATGAGTTATGAGTTTTTTTGGGGCGTTTCCCTTCGGGTCGGGCTATCCGTTACAATCTTTTGTTTTGTGAAAATTCCCTCGACTGCGCTCGGGATGACAAAACAAAAGGATTTTCACTACTATCCCTAACGCACCTTTCTTAGAACAATTTCTCCTTCATCTTTTTCCAACGATAATTCCGAATGAATTTGGCTTGTTCAGTTGTAACTAAAAGTGGTTTTTTTGCCGATTTTGCTTTCCAGAACCCATTGATATAATCAAAGAATAATAGCGGTTTTCTTTTTCGCATGGCTAATTTTAAGGATGCAATTGAAGTGATGAAAAAGCCGTAACCTAAACTATAAAAAGCTTCGCCTTGTTTGTAACGTGCGGTTTTGTTGTAATTCGCGCCCGTTGGTTTTAGGTGTTTTACTTTTAGCGTTCGATCGGTTACTACTTTCCAATCATAAAATTTACAAAGTAACTCATCAACCGTGTCCCAACCCATGGCTGGTTTTAATCCGCCAATTTGTTTAAAGCAATCTTTTCGGTAAGCTTTAAAAGCACCACGAATATGGTCTTTATCAGTAAGGTTTTCCAGAATCCAGTCACCATTTTTTTCGATGTAGGCAAAGCCACCAACCATTCCGATTTTGTCATCTGATTTGAAATGAGAAATTATGGTTTCAAAATAATTGCTTGGAAAAATCAAATCGGCATCTACTTTTACAATGAAATCATAATTGTCATCCAAA is part of the Flavobacterium sangjuense genome and harbors:
- a CDS encoding gliding motility-associated C-terminal domain-containing protein, which codes for MLGKRLYLFLTFLFFVQFAQGQLSNFTLNVTATNETCPSNGTLTFAVSNTTTGSTFLYSVYLLPDVTTPISVQSATTISGLPAGNYRVVATQSLGGESGTQQQDATIVNTTSLLTYQTTSTNEICGNDGTITVNVTTGTAASYQIISGPMTRPLQTSNLFTGLTAGVYQIRVVDTCGQAVVQTYTLFKTDTNINFTLMNPSMVSCTMANIGASFQPALSSGIIRYPLQIVIVFSPPTGPSITYNQTLTTGNGFSQQVPYFPNSNYSFTITDGCGTVYNLNGVIEVLPPIGGPGYTVGPQDCDFQLINFSNVTSLILVSAPPGYAGTLPQNFDSSIVNAEVVVHDVVPGTYIFNVIDACGNPQTVTVIVSTNQGANPPYYVIASPTCIDVTLFVYDVDQLIMISAPPTYTVPLPHDYSSLINSAHYAVFVHLPVGTYVFNVVDRCGNALPMTVVITSQTNPPTVSVREGCENGFGSFRMSGDLIAVSITSAPTAYTGPVPADLSGNIVSSGTRFTMDSLPPGSYSFQSTNSCGGTFTTNITILGYQQNTNVVIAPNCGSFNLTLNHTSNNNFGATYWLQKFDAASGNWVHPLTDIVYTDGSFPTTTNSFELTNNGTTFNIAFVGHFRILKVFNVFTTGISSQVNCFKVIYEFDFYNVPRIIDVFPVSCGSTFEVVVNAVGNSALVYRITTKNGLPFLVENGSSNLFSGLEPGTYNFEVEDVCHNSANSQFQVLNPAPMTIASSISCDGQSASLTVANFPFLTYQWWKDNNTTTILSTTNSLNFSSFNSALDNGTYHVRITYLGNPASCLNQVLDYEVNINNTTPQAGNDNTVSYCGRQGVIDMTTLLTGTFQPLGTWTEITTSGTLTNNLWDSSTVPFGIYQFKYTVIGSCASTDDATINITIKAIPETPVASADPILCETQNVNLFATFVANGNYNWTGPNGFASTLQNPTINSVSVSDNGTYTVNVTQNGCQSGNSSVEVLVNPLPSFTLNQSCVGKDYQLWYTRQNETSFDEATSTFSWTGPNNYTSNQNPITITGGELGVYSLSITNQFGCEVTNTIDVVRNICFIPNVITPNNDQTNESLDLTGFGVDKLEIYNRWGRKVYEKSNYSDEWHGQNMNGGILPDSTYYYIIKLDTAEIKNGWIFLTRG
- a CDS encoding MlaE family ABC transporter permease, with product MMLIRYLSQIGRYFLMWKEIFNKPTKWSVMRTLIFKEIDDLIIDSLGIVCFISFFVGGVVSIQTALNLTNPLIPKYLIGFATRQSVILEFAPTFISIIMAGKMGSFITSSIGTMRVTEQIDALEVMGVNSLNYLVFPKIIALLLYPFVIGIAMFLGIFGGWIAAVYGGFASSNDFITGIQQEFIPFHIAYAFIKTFAFALILATIPSFHGYYMKGGALEVGKASTVSFVWTAVTIILVNYILTQLLLT
- a CDS encoding glycosyltransferase; amino-acid sequence: MNYYIVIPSHNEENFISLTLQSLVEQTVLPKKIVVVNDNSTDKTEEIVTAFAKEYPFISLVNKTSDTIHLPGSKVIQAFQKGLETLDDNYDFIVKVDADLIFPSNYFETIISHFKSDDKIGMVGGFAYIEKNGDWILENLTDKDHIRGAFKAYRKDCFKQIGGLKPAMGWDTVDELLCKFYDWKVVTDRTLKVKHLKPTGANYNKTARYKQGEAFYSLGYGFFITSIASLKLAMRKRKPLLFFDYINGFWKAKSAKKPLLVTTEQAKFIRNYRWKKMKEKLF
- a CDS encoding ABC transporter ATP-binding protein is translated as MIEVKNVEKSFGDTKVLKGVSTIFETGKTNLIIGQSGSGKTVLLKSLLGIHTPEKGTISFDGRIYSDLNPDEKRALRTEIGMVFQGSALFDSMTVEENVGFPLKMFTTKTAAEIKERVDFVIDRVDLKDAHHKKPSELSGGMQKRVAIARAIVNNPKYLFCDEPNSGLDPKTAIIIDNLIHEITVEYNITTVINTHDMNSVMEIGEKIIFLKKGILAWEGTKKDIFKTDNEAITDFVYSSNLFKKIRKAQNKEE